Proteins encoded by one window of Halomonas chromatireducens:
- a CDS encoding DUF2782 domain-containing protein, giving the protein MNTKRHILAVALLSLGLGLTLATPALAQSSADVEPDITIRQEEDRTIREYRVNGQLYAIEIRPAQGPSYYLVDHDGDGNFERQEGDRIAVPQWVLINW; this is encoded by the coding sequence ATGAACACAAAGCGTCATATCCTGGCTGTCGCACTGCTCTCCCTTGGGCTTGGCCTGACCCTTGCCACCCCGGCCCTGGCGCAATCCTCCGCCGATGTGGAACCCGATATCACCATCCGCCAGGAAGAGGATCGCACCATTCGCGAGTACCGGGTGAACGGCCAGCTTTACGCCATCGAGATCCGTCCAGCCCAGGGTCCCAGTTACTACCTGGTGGACCATGACGGCGACGGCAACTTCGAACGCCAGGAAGGCGACCGCATAGCCGTGCCCCAGTGGGTGCTGATCAACTGGTAG
- the polA gene encoding DNA polymerase I: protein MADTAIVLVDGSSYLYRAFHALPPLTTSKGQPTGAVKGVLNMLKRLIKDYPDSPMAVVFDAKGKTFRDELFDQYKAHRPPMPDDLRSQVEPLHACVRALGLPLLCVEGVEADDVIGTLARHATEAGRDAVISTGDKDMAQLVNEHITLVNTMKDETLDVEGVKAKFGLPPELIIDYLALMGDKVDNIPGVPGVGGKTALGLLQGMGGGLDAIYADLEKVKTLDFRGAKTLPKKLEEHREMAYLSYQLATIKTDCELPVGLDDLDIAHPDRDALKHWYTELEFKAWLSELLEGKDEGVDDVGRGAAVAGTGAAGNLDPEAPPASVAACKNHLILTREELDDWLSRLGAAEAFCFDLETNSLNYMVAEIVGIGLALEPGEAAYIPVAHDYIDVPDQLDREEVLARLKPLWEDAKRGKIGQNLKYDISVLANYDITVRGPLTDTMLESYVLNSTATRHDMDSLALKYLGQKTVSFEEIAGKGAKQLTFNQIDFEQAVPYACEDADVTLRLHCELRPRIEAEGRLADVLDTIERPLIPVLSRMERTGVALDADRLHRQSQELAERIRELEIRAFELAGREFNLGSPKQLGEILFEEQKIPVIKKTPKGAPSTAEAVLEELALDYPLPKVIMEHRGLSKLKSTYTDKLPRLVNKATGRLHTSYHQAVTATGRLSSSDPNLQNIPIRTEEGRKIRQAFIARPGYCIVAADYSQIELRIMAHLSEDKGLLTAFAEGRDIHTATASEVFGVPIDKVSGDQRRSAKAINFGLIYGMSAWGLSRQLHIERSQAQTYIDRYFDRYPGVARYMDRIRAQAAEDGYVETVFGRRLYLPEIRAQNHARRQAAERTAINAPMQGTAADIIKRAMIEVDTWLHEQAGKAADFDAVMVMQVHDELVFEVVEAEVADFIVQVKEKMQAAAELSVPLIVEAESGVDWDEAH from the coding sequence ATGGCCGACACGGCCATCGTTCTCGTCGACGGTTCCTCCTATCTCTACCGAGCCTTCCACGCCCTGCCGCCCCTGACCACGTCCAAGGGGCAGCCCACCGGCGCCGTGAAAGGCGTGCTCAACATGCTCAAGAGACTGATCAAGGATTATCCCGACAGCCCCATGGCGGTGGTCTTCGATGCCAAGGGCAAGACCTTTCGCGATGAGCTTTTCGATCAGTACAAGGCCCATCGCCCGCCCATGCCCGATGACCTGCGCTCCCAGGTGGAACCGCTGCATGCCTGCGTTCGAGCGCTGGGACTGCCGCTGCTGTGTGTCGAGGGGGTAGAGGCCGACGATGTCATCGGCACCCTGGCACGCCATGCCACGGAGGCGGGCCGTGACGCGGTGATCTCCACCGGCGACAAGGACATGGCCCAACTGGTCAATGAGCACATTACGCTGGTCAACACCATGAAGGACGAGACCCTCGACGTGGAGGGGGTCAAGGCCAAGTTCGGCCTGCCGCCGGAGCTGATCATCGACTACCTGGCGCTGATGGGCGACAAGGTCGACAACATTCCCGGCGTGCCTGGGGTCGGCGGCAAGACGGCCCTGGGACTGCTGCAGGGCATGGGCGGCGGCCTGGATGCCATCTATGCCGACCTGGAAAAGGTCAAGACGCTCGATTTTCGGGGGGCCAAGACGCTGCCCAAGAAGCTCGAGGAGCACCGCGAGATGGCGTATCTCTCGTACCAGTTGGCCACCATCAAGACCGACTGCGAGCTGCCGGTGGGCCTCGACGACCTGGATATCGCCCATCCTGATCGCGACGCGCTAAAGCACTGGTACACCGAACTGGAGTTCAAGGCCTGGCTGTCGGAACTGCTGGAAGGCAAGGACGAAGGCGTCGACGACGTGGGCCGTGGCGCCGCGGTCGCAGGTACAGGCGCGGCGGGCAACCTCGATCCGGAGGCACCGCCGGCCAGCGTGGCGGCGTGCAAGAACCACCTGATCCTGACTCGGGAAGAGCTGGACGACTGGCTCTCGCGACTTGGAGCGGCCGAGGCGTTCTGCTTCGACCTGGAGACCAACAGCCTCAACTACATGGTCGCCGAGATCGTTGGCATCGGACTGGCGCTGGAGCCGGGGGAGGCGGCCTACATCCCCGTGGCCCACGACTACATCGATGTGCCCGACCAGCTCGATCGCGAGGAGGTGCTGGCGAGGCTCAAGCCGCTGTGGGAGGACGCCAAGCGGGGCAAGATCGGCCAGAACCTCAAGTACGACATTTCGGTGCTGGCCAACTACGATATCACCGTGCGCGGGCCGCTCACAGATACCATGCTCGAGTCCTACGTCCTCAATTCCACGGCGACCCGCCACGACATGGACTCGCTGGCGCTGAAGTATCTCGGCCAGAAGACCGTCAGCTTCGAGGAGATCGCCGGCAAGGGAGCCAAACAGCTCACCTTCAACCAGATCGACTTCGAGCAGGCCGTACCCTATGCCTGCGAGGATGCCGACGTGACGCTGCGGCTGCACTGCGAGCTGCGCCCACGGATCGAAGCCGAGGGGCGCCTGGCCGATGTGCTGGATACCATCGAACGGCCACTGATCCCGGTGTTGTCGCGCATGGAGCGCACCGGCGTGGCCCTGGATGCCGATCGGCTCCACCGCCAGAGCCAGGAGCTGGCCGAGCGCATCCGTGAGCTGGAGATTCGTGCCTTCGAGCTGGCCGGTCGCGAGTTCAACCTCGGCTCGCCCAAGCAGCTCGGGGAGATACTGTTCGAGGAGCAGAAGATTCCGGTGATCAAGAAGACGCCCAAGGGAGCGCCTTCCACCGCCGAGGCCGTGCTCGAGGAGCTGGCGCTGGACTATCCGCTGCCCAAGGTGATCATGGAGCACCGGGGGCTCTCCAAGCTCAAGTCCACCTACACGGATAAGCTGCCCCGGCTGGTCAACAAGGCAACGGGGCGACTGCATACCAGCTATCACCAGGCGGTCACCGCCACCGGGCGACTCTCGTCCAGCGACCCCAACCTGCAGAACATTCCGATACGAACCGAAGAAGGACGAAAGATCCGCCAGGCCTTCATCGCCCGGCCGGGCTACTGCATCGTCGCCGCCGACTATTCGCAGATCGAACTGCGCATCATGGCCCACCTTTCCGAGGACAAGGGACTGCTCACCGCCTTCGCCGAAGGGCGTGACATCCATACCGCCACCGCCTCCGAGGTCTTCGGCGTGCCCATCGACAAGGTCTCCGGCGACCAGCGGCGCAGCGCCAAGGCGATCAACTTCGGCCTGATCTACGGCATGAGCGCCTGGGGGCTCTCCAGGCAGCTGCATATCGAGCGCAGTCAGGCGCAGACCTATATCGATCGCTATTTCGACCGCTATCCCGGCGTGGCGCGCTACATGGATCGCATTCGTGCCCAGGCGGCGGAAGATGGCTACGTGGAGACGGTCTTCGGGCGACGGCTCTATCTGCCGGAGATCCGTGCCCAGAACCATGCCCGGCGCCAGGCCGCCGAGCGTACCGCGATCAACGCCCCCATGCAGGGCACCGCGGCGGATATCATCAAGCGCGCCATGATCGAGGTCGACACCTGGCTGCATGAGCAAGCGGGCAAGGCGGCCGACTTCGACGCCGTGATGGTGATGCAGGTCCACGACGAGTTGGTCTTCGAAGTGGTCGAGGCCGAGGTGGCCGACTTCATTGTGCAGGTGAAGGAGAAGATGCAGGCCGCCGCCGAGCTCAGCGTGCCGCTGATCGTCGAAGCGGAGAGTGGGGTGGACTGGGACGAGGCTCACTAG